The proteins below come from a single Dinghuibacter silviterrae genomic window:
- a CDS encoding RloB family protein: protein MSRIKKTDEKKPWAGKKLERDLSIKRQVKNTFLIYCEGANTEPEYFKAFPVNTETIVLAIGLGMSRSSLVKEIIRRVSEQGYLEGQPNFDEDRQIWCAFDRDDRGLPGEDEDFDEAVRLAREHSLHVAYSNDAFELWFCLHDHYIDTQLHRKQFYERLSKRLGLNYEVHGKEKEFAKSLYMLFLPFQAKAILHAERLHKVHEVEQRPSHHNPCTTVYQLVAALNKCLKQ, encoded by the coding sequence ATGAGCCGAATCAAGAAAACCGATGAGAAAAAGCCATGGGCAGGAAAGAAGCTAGAAAGAGACCTGTCGATCAAACGGCAGGTTAAGAATACCTTTCTCATCTATTGCGAGGGTGCGAATACAGAGCCTGAATACTTCAAGGCCTTCCCGGTGAATACGGAAACGATCGTTCTTGCGATAGGTCTTGGTATGAGCCGTAGCTCACTTGTTAAGGAAATCATTCGTCGTGTTTCGGAACAGGGATATCTTGAGGGTCAGCCCAATTTTGACGAGGATCGTCAGATTTGGTGTGCTTTTGACCGGGATGATCGTGGCTTGCCGGGAGAGGACGAGGATTTTGACGAGGCGGTTCGACTAGCCAGGGAGCATAGCCTGCATGTCGCGTATTCGAATGATGCATTCGAGCTCTGGTTTTGTTTACATGATCATTATATAGATACACAGCTCCATCGTAAGCAATTTTATGAACGCCTCAGCAAGCGTTTAGGTCTTAACTACGAGGTCCATGGCAAAGAAAAGGAGTTCGCAAAAAGCCTTTACATGCTCTTTCTTCCTTTTCAGGCTAAAGCGATACTGCACGCAGAGCGCCTTCATAAAGTACACGAAGTCGAGCAGAGACCTTCGCATCATAATCCTTGTACGACGGTATATCAGTTGGTGGCAGCTTTGAATAAGTGCTTGAAACAATAG
- a CDS encoding M1 family metallopeptidase, with product MRKLIGFMALGGLLVGQQPVWAQTTPATTTTSNYDPHDAFGPLLYPSFGDDQRTADGRPGAKYWQNSADYQINARLDEVNHALSGTVVVTYKNNSPNALPFVWLQMDQNIYSLKSRGVATTDLSGGRWANRDQFDGGYTLHSVEVVDATTGKGTAVDPLVSDTRMQLKLPSELKPGGTLKLKIVYDFKIPEYGTDRMGRIETKNGWIYELAQWYPRMCVYDNVLGWNTQPYLGQGEFYLEYGTIDYAVNVPADMIVGGSGELVNPKEVLTPTQQKRLADARVSDKTVMIRSANEVTDASSRPASGRLTWKFHCANTRDVAWAASKAFVWDAARMNLPSGKKSLAESLYPVESVGDSAWGRGTEYTKGAIEFYSKYLYEFPYPSATNVGGRVGGMEYPGIVFCSYRSRMRGLWGVTSHEFGHTWFPMIVGSNERKYAWMDEGFNTFINGVADSAFDNGEYFRPVKSRTGMARAYFGVDPMLTLPDAMRSTMAWGTLSYSKPGSGLELLREEILGKERFDYAFRYYVHNWAFKHPTPWDFFHAIENASGENLDYFWRGWFLNSWKIDFAVTGVEYVKNDPTQGASITIECKEKLPMPVTVEVTESNGNKGRVQLPVEIWMKGGVWKFHYSSTSALSQVTIDPDNRYPDVDPNNNTWKAQ from the coding sequence ATGAGAAAGCTTATCGGGTTTATGGCCCTGGGCGGTCTGTTGGTGGGTCAACAGCCGGTCTGGGCGCAAACGACGCCTGCTACTACGACTACTTCGAATTACGATCCGCATGATGCCTTTGGGCCGTTGTTGTATCCTTCTTTTGGGGATGACCAGCGGACCGCCGATGGGCGGCCGGGGGCGAAGTATTGGCAGAACAGCGCGGACTATCAGATCAATGCGCGCCTGGACGAGGTGAACCATGCCTTGTCGGGGACCGTGGTGGTGACGTATAAGAACAACAGCCCGAACGCGCTGCCTTTTGTGTGGCTGCAGATGGACCAGAATATTTATAGCCTGAAGTCGAGGGGCGTGGCGACCACGGACCTGAGCGGGGGGCGTTGGGCGAATAGGGACCAGTTTGACGGGGGGTATACCCTTCATTCGGTAGAGGTGGTGGATGCGACGACGGGGAAGGGCACGGCGGTGGATCCGCTGGTGTCGGATACCCGGATGCAACTGAAGCTTCCTTCGGAGTTGAAACCGGGGGGGACGCTGAAGCTGAAGATCGTGTATGACTTTAAGATCCCGGAATATGGGACGGACCGGATGGGCCGGATCGAGACCAAGAACGGCTGGATTTATGAGCTGGCGCAGTGGTACCCGAGGATGTGTGTCTATGACAACGTCCTGGGGTGGAATACGCAGCCGTATCTGGGGCAGGGGGAATTTTACCTGGAATACGGGACCATCGACTATGCGGTGAATGTGCCCGCGGATATGATCGTGGGTGGCTCCGGGGAGTTGGTGAACCCGAAGGAGGTGTTGACCCCGACGCAGCAAAAACGCCTGGCGGACGCAAGGGTGAGTGACAAGACGGTCATGATCCGGAGCGCGAACGAGGTGACGGATGCGAGCAGCCGCCCGGCTTCGGGACGGCTGACGTGGAAGTTCCATTGCGCCAACACCCGGGACGTGGCCTGGGCGGCGTCGAAGGCCTTTGTCTGGGATGCGGCGCGGATGAACCTGCCGAGCGGGAAAAAATCCCTTGCGGAGTCGCTGTACCCGGTGGAGAGTGTCGGGGATTCGGCCTGGGGGCGTGGTACGGAATATACCAAGGGGGCCATCGAGTTTTATTCCAAATACCTGTATGAGTTCCCTTACCCGAGCGCGACCAACGTTGGCGGCAGGGTAGGCGGGATGGAATACCCGGGGATCGTTTTTTGTAGTTATCGCTCGCGCATGCGGGGCCTTTGGGGGGTGACGAGCCACGAGTTCGGGCATACCTGGTTCCCGATGATCGTGGGGTCGAACGAACGCAAATATGCCTGGATGGACGAGGGCTTTAACACCTTTATCAACGGGGTGGCGGACTCGGCCTTTGACAACGGGGAATATTTCCGGCCGGTGAAAAGCCGGACGGGGATGGCCAGGGCGTATTTCGGGGTGGACCCGATGCTGACCCTTCCGGACGCGATGCGGAGCACGATGGCGTGGGGCACGCTGAGTTACAGCAAACCGGGCAGCGGTCTGGAACTGTTGCGCGAAGAGATCCTGGGTAAAGAGCGGTTTGACTATGCGTTCCGCTACTATGTGCACAACTGGGCGTTTAAACATCCGACGCCCTGGGACTTTTTCCATGCCATCGAGAACGCTTCGGGGGAAAACCTCGACTATTTCTGGAGGGGCTGGTTCCTGAACTCCTGGAAAATCGACTTTGCGGTGACCGGGGTGGAGTATGTAAAGAACGACCCGACCCAGGGGGCGAGCATCACCATCGAGTGTAAAGAGAAGTTACCCATGCCCGTTACCGTCGAAGTAACAGAGTCGAACGGGAATAAGGGCCGCGTTCAGTTGCCCGTGGAGATCTGGATGAAGGGTGGTGTGTGGAAGTTCCACTATTCGTCGACCAGCGCGTTGAGCCAGGTGACGATCGATCCGGATAACCGGTATCCGGATGTGGATCCGAACAATAATACCTGGAAGGCGCAATAA
- a CDS encoding PorP/SprF family type IX secretion system membrane protein: MRNFLTVPLLALATAAAAQQDIQFSQYVFNGLSLNPAYAGYRGAPTLNAAFRDQWAGFPGAPKTAVLSLDGLTDPGTGKTGLGIQFLYDQLGPQQNYSLTGFYAYRIALNDDEDDPHKLCFGIGAVASQYSLNGTVLQYSDPNDPSFPQVDVRTKIVPDANFGVFYYSNDFYAGGSLMNLFSLNNTRTVYYADGAAYTSLLETTNLYLTAGGMVNIADGVKMKPSFLLKDDFKGPANLDINDLFLLDEKLWVGGSYRSAVKMLSSSKALTGLSASDAAALMVEFFATPDFRIGYAYDFTTSGLSNYQTGSHELSLTVTFSHKKDMHMSCPTYF; encoded by the coding sequence ATGAGAAACTTTCTGACGGTCCCACTCCTGGCCCTTGCCACCGCCGCTGCCGCCCAGCAGGACATCCAGTTCAGCCAGTACGTCTTCAACGGACTCAGCCTGAACCCCGCTTATGCCGGTTACCGCGGCGCCCCGACGCTCAACGCGGCCTTCCGGGACCAATGGGCGGGTTTTCCCGGGGCCCCCAAAACGGCCGTGCTCTCCCTTGACGGTCTGACCGACCCCGGCACCGGCAAAACCGGCCTCGGCATACAGTTTCTCTACGACCAGCTCGGTCCCCAGCAAAACTATTCCCTCACCGGTTTTTACGCCTACCGGATCGCCCTCAACGACGACGAAGACGACCCCCACAAGCTTTGTTTCGGGATCGGCGCCGTCGCCTCCCAATACAGCCTCAACGGAACCGTCCTCCAATACTCCGACCCCAACGACCCCTCTTTCCCCCAGGTCGACGTGAGGACGAAAATCGTCCCCGACGCCAACTTCGGGGTCTTTTATTATTCCAATGACTTTTATGCAGGTGGGTCGCTGATGAATCTTTTTTCCCTCAATAATACCCGCACTGTCTATTACGCCGACGGCGCCGCCTATACGTCCCTCCTGGAGACCACAAACCTCTACCTCACGGCAGGCGGCATGGTCAACATCGCCGACGGCGTAAAGATGAAGCCCTCCTTTTTATTAAAGGATGATTTCAAAGGCCCCGCCAACCTCGACATCAATGACCTTTTCCTGTTGGATGAAAAGCTGTGGGTCGGTGGTTCCTACCGGAGCGCGGTCAAGATGCTCAGCAGCTCGAAGGCGCTTACGGGGTTGTCTGCCTCCGACGCGGCGGCGCTCATGGTCGAGTTTTTTGCGACACCCGATTTCCGGATTGGGTATGCGTATGATTTTACGACCAGTGGGTTGTCGAATTATCAGACGGGGTCGCATGAGTTGTCGCTGACGGTGACGTTTTCGCACAAAAAAGACATGCACATGTCTTGCCCCACGTACTTCTAG